A window of the Buteo buteo chromosome 8, bButBut1.hap1.1, whole genome shotgun sequence genome harbors these coding sequences:
- the LOC142034085 gene encoding taste receptor type 2 member 40-like, with protein sequence MYALFSLLFVAIAIIESMAGLLGNGAVLAVCSTSCIRSKILSSYDMIMIFLSLSRFSLQSWMMLDLFLSLFCETSYYEENLFVIFKTVFMFLNYSSLWFAAWLSVFYCTKIASFTQSFFIWLKQRISSLVPWMLITSSLFSFATSLPFAWDVYDVHNNFTAPLTMTNSSERRVTMKASFFLLLLLCNAGVALPLIVFVVSSILLIRSLWIHTRQMQNNATGFRGASLEAHIGAIKSIFSFLILYVTYFISLVLILSNIFLPLSIGEAMCLAVMAACPAGHSMVLIWSNPKFRELPARILHYANCHVRTRST encoded by the coding sequence ATGTATgcattattttctctcctttttgtaGCAATTGCTATAATTGAATCCATGGCAGGACTTCTAGGAAATGGAGCTGTTTTGGCTGTCTGTTCAACTAGCTGCATCAGGAGCAAAATATTGTCCTCGTATGATATGATTATGATCTTTCTGAGTTTATCCAGATTCTCTTTGCAGTCCTGGATGATGCTGGATTTGTTCCTAAGTCTGTTTTGTGAAACCTCCTATTACGAAGAAAATTTGTTTGTAATTTTCAAGACAGTTTTTATGTTTCTGAACTACTCCAGCCTCTGGTTTGCTGCCTGGCTTAGTGTCTTCTATTGTACAAAGATTGCTAGTTTTACTCAGTCTTTCTTCATCTGGCTGAAGCAAAGAATTTCCAGTCTTGTGCCCTGGATGCTGATAACAtcatctcttttctcctttgcaaCCTCTCTTCCTTTTGCCTGGGATGTCTACGATGTGCACAACAACTTCACTGCTCCTTTAACCATGACAAACTCTTCAGAAAGGAGAGTCACAATGAAAGCtagtttttttttattgcttcttcTCTGTAATGCTGGTGTAGCACTGCCTTTAATAGTGTTTGTTGTTTCGAGTATCCTGCTGATTAGGTCTCTGTGGATACACACCAGACAGATGCAAAATAATGCAACTGGCTTCAGGGGTGCCAGCTTAGAGGCCCATATTGGTGCCATCAAGTcaatcttttccttccttatcCTCTatgttacatattttatttctttggttcTCATTTTATCCAACATTTTTTTACCTTTAAGCATTGGGGAAGCCATGTGTTTAGCTGTAATGGCTGCTTGTCCTGCAGGACACTCTATGGTCTTAATCTGGAGCAACCCCAAATTTCGAGAGCTGCCAGCTAGGATTTTGCACTACGCAAACTGTCATGTCAGAACTAGATCCACGTAA